A genomic window from Synechococcus sp. CBW1107 includes:
- a CDS encoding J domain-containing protein has product MKAALASSDFYAVLGVPATAGADEIKAAYRALVKRHHPDAGGDDTAILAINAAWAVLGDGDRRRHYDLSRQPSARGRRPASGAARPAPSGHVRDGALLGWLQQVYGPIDRLLAQVINPFPSQLRALAADPYDDSLMEAFCAYLEQSKSRMDKVEALYRSRPCPSEAKGFGLSLYHCLSQVQDALLELERYTMGYVDSYLRDGREMLREAKQRRSHLKDERRRLDL; this is encoded by the coding sequence TTGAAGGCAGCCCTGGCCAGCAGTGACTTCTATGCCGTCCTGGGCGTGCCAGCCACGGCGGGGGCGGATGAGATCAAGGCCGCGTACCGCGCCCTGGTCAAGAGGCACCATCCCGATGCCGGTGGAGATGACACCGCGATCCTGGCCATCAATGCCGCCTGGGCGGTTCTGGGTGACGGCGACCGCCGCCGCCACTACGACCTCAGCCGGCAGCCCTCAGCCCGAGGCAGGCGACCTGCATCCGGCGCCGCCAGGCCAGCCCCCAGCGGTCACGTCCGTGACGGGGCTCTGCTGGGCTGGTTGCAGCAGGTCTACGGGCCGATCGATCGGTTGCTGGCCCAGGTGATCAACCCCTTCCCCAGCCAGTTGCGCGCTCTGGCCGCCGATCCCTACGACGACAGCCTGATGGAGGCGTTCTGCGCCTACCTGGAGCAGAGCAAAAGCCGTATGGACAAGGTGGAGGCCCTGTACCGCTCGCGTCCCTGTCCAAGCGAGGCCAAGGGCTTCGGTCTCAGCCTTTACCACTGCCTCAGCCAGGTCCAGGATGCCCTGCTGGAGCTTGAGCGTTACACCATGGGCTATGTCGACAGCTACCTGCGCGATGGCCGCGAGATGCTGCGGGAGGCGAAGCAACGGCGCAGCCACCTCAAGGACGAGCGCCGCCGACTCGATCTCTGA
- a CDS encoding TIGR01777 family oxidoreductase: MRLLLLGCTGFVGRELVPLLLTRGHQLVVVSRQSHPLAGLEHPDLRRIQADPAQAASWQEPALIAAVAEAEGVVNLAGEPIAEKRWSEEQRRRLIDSRLGSTTRLVEALQAHPRPGRVLVSGSAVGYYGSSEEARFSESSPAAPDLLGQLCRDWEAAADQAPADCRVVKLRIGIVLGPDGGALGKMLPVFRAGLGGPIGSGRQWMSWIQRSDLCALIATALETPAYEGVYNAVAPEAVRMDRFATALGRVLKRPSLLPVPAPVLQLMLGDGAAVVLEGQQVVSERLESQGFTFRYPDLDSALAAATSPAVH, from the coding sequence GTGAGACTGCTGCTGCTGGGATGTACGGGGTTCGTGGGGCGTGAGCTGGTGCCTCTCCTGCTCACTCGGGGGCATCAGCTGGTGGTGGTGAGCCGCCAGAGCCACCCCCTGGCGGGGCTGGAGCATCCGGACCTGCGACGAATCCAGGCGGATCCGGCCCAGGCGGCCTCCTGGCAGGAGCCTGCTCTGATCGCTGCCGTTGCCGAGGCGGAGGGGGTGGTGAATCTGGCCGGGGAGCCGATCGCGGAGAAGCGCTGGAGCGAGGAGCAGCGGCGCAGGCTGATCGACAGCCGCCTCGGAAGTACGACGCGTCTGGTGGAGGCGCTCCAGGCCCATCCCAGGCCCGGCCGTGTGCTGGTGAGCGGTTCCGCCGTGGGCTACTACGGAAGCAGCGAGGAGGCCCGGTTCAGTGAATCCAGCCCGGCGGCCCCTGATCTCCTCGGTCAGCTCTGTCGCGACTGGGAGGCGGCTGCTGATCAGGCTCCTGCCGACTGCCGGGTGGTGAAGCTGCGGATCGGCATCGTGCTCGGCCCCGATGGGGGAGCCCTCGGCAAGATGCTGCCCGTGTTCCGCGCCGGCCTGGGCGGTCCGATCGGCTCCGGCCGCCAGTGGATGAGCTGGATTCAGCGCAGCGACCTCTGCGCGCTGATCGCCACCGCTCTCGAAACACCGGCCTACGAGGGCGTGTACAACGCCGTGGCCCCTGAGGCCGTGCGCATGGACCGGTTTGCGACTGCCCTCGGCCGGGTGCTGAAGCGTCCCAGCCTGTTGCCGGTACCCGCACCGGTGCTGCAGCTGATGCTCGGGGATGGAGCTGCGGTGGTGCTGGAAGGCCAGCAGGTGGTCTCCGAGCGGCTGGAGTCCCAGGGCTTCACGTTCCGCTATCCCGATCTCGACTCAGCCCTTGCCGCTGCCACCAGCCCAGCAGTCCACTGA
- a CDS encoding SRPBCC family protein, with product MGRWLEHSVTTEIKAPVEKVWEVWSDLEAMPRWMRWIESVVTLDDPDLTDWTLAAQGFRFHWKARISHRIEAQQLHWESVGGLPTKGAVRFYPQSDQLTVVRLTVSYELPGVLAPLMEPSILGGIVTRELQANLDRFRDLVEHEHGQP from the coding sequence ATGGGACGTTGGCTCGAGCACAGTGTGACCACGGAGATCAAGGCTCCGGTGGAGAAGGTCTGGGAGGTCTGGAGCGATCTGGAGGCGATGCCGCGCTGGATGCGCTGGATCGAATCGGTGGTCACCCTCGACGATCCCGACCTCACCGACTGGACCCTGGCGGCCCAGGGATTCCGCTTCCACTGGAAGGCCCGCATCTCCCACCGGATCGAAGCCCAGCAGCTGCACTGGGAATCGGTCGGGGGCCTGCCCACCAAGGGAGCCGTGCGCTTCTATCCCCAGTCCGATCAGCTGACGGTTGTCAGGCTGACCGTGAGCTATGAGCTGCCGGGAGTCCTTGCACCTCTGATGGAACCAAGCATCCTTGGAGGCATCGTCACACGCGAACTCCAGGCCAACCTGGATCGCTTCCGGGACCTTGTGGAGCATGAGCATGGCCAGCCCTGA
- a CDS encoding iron-sulfur cluster assembly accessory protein codes for MSSPSTDAPSAVQEAATPAVVGPQAATHTGKDGKGIRITEPAMKQLAALMQQQGNDKLLRVGVRSGGCSGMSYTMDFIDSDAIRADDELYVYEPDGAPSFRVVSDPKSLLYIYGMQLDFSSALIGGGFNFTNPNASQTCGCGSSFAV; via the coding sequence ATGAGCAGTCCCAGCACCGATGCCCCCTCCGCGGTCCAGGAGGCAGCCACCCCGGCGGTTGTCGGCCCACAGGCGGCCACCCACACCGGTAAGGACGGCAAGGGCATCCGCATCACCGAACCAGCCATGAAGCAGCTGGCCGCCCTGATGCAGCAGCAGGGCAACGACAAGCTTCTGAGGGTGGGTGTGCGCTCCGGTGGCTGCAGCGGCATGAGCTACACCATGGATTTCATCGACAGCGACGCGATCCGCGCCGACGATGAGCTGTACGTCTATGAGCCCGACGGTGCCCCCAGCTTCCGGGTGGTGAGCGATCCCAAGAGCCTGCTGTACATTTACGGCATGCAGTTGGATTTCAGCTCCGCCCTGATCGGTGGCGGCTTCAACTTCACCAACCCCAATGCCAGCCAGACCTGCGGCTGCGGCAGCTCCTTCGCCGTCTGA
- a CDS encoding glycoside hydrolase family 3 N-terminal domain-containing protein yields MTMVRGQAQEPLPPAAELRRQVARLLVIRGSGHLGDGQRRYPRWELENASLRRLLSEGVGGVILLGGSAAELRLRSRQLQSWSRQPLLICADVEEGVGQRFEGASWLVPPLAVGRLHSSDPERALSLARRYGHCTGRQARQLGLNGVLAPVCDVNNNPRNPVINVRAWGETAGTAAALAAAFLEGAQAEGVLCCAKHFPGHGDTSDDSHLELPRLPHGRERLEAIEFPPFRAAIASGCAAVMTAHLQLDALDPLRPATLSHPVLTGLLRQELGFTGLVITDALVMEAIASRWGAAEAAVLAFQAGSDLILMPADADAAIDGLVEAFSSGRLPLELLHRSLRRREEALAAADSRAPATSLTGPEELGELETAQDQALARELVEMSLDTRSPQALPAGPGVNLIRLDNSLACPFLPAMAPALLRPATAGYRTCLLDPRGPSPWSGNADAPLALERLPDGPVFLQLFVRGNPFRGSAGGDEPWPEVIRQLLGVHRLAGLTVLGSPYLWEALEPLLPSGIPAGYSPAQMPLAQAALLTRLGLAVGDAAEGGFTD; encoded by the coding sequence ATGACGATGGTTCGGGGGCAGGCCCAGGAGCCGTTGCCGCCGGCCGCTGAGCTGCGCCGGCAAGTGGCGCGGCTGCTGGTGATCCGCGGCAGCGGCCACCTGGGCGACGGCCAGCGGCGCTACCCACGCTGGGAACTGGAGAACGCCTCGCTCAGGCGGCTGCTGTCCGAGGGGGTGGGCGGCGTGATCCTGCTGGGGGGCAGTGCCGCTGAATTGCGCCTGCGCAGCCGGCAGCTGCAGAGCTGGTCGAGGCAGCCCCTTCTGATCTGTGCCGACGTGGAGGAGGGGGTGGGGCAGCGCTTCGAGGGGGCCAGCTGGCTGGTGCCTCCCCTGGCCGTGGGGCGCCTGCACAGCAGCGATCCGGAGAGGGCCCTCTCCCTGGCCCGGCGCTACGGCCACTGCACGGGCCGCCAGGCGCGGCAGCTGGGGCTCAACGGTGTGCTCGCTCCGGTCTGCGATGTCAACAACAACCCCCGGAATCCGGTGATCAACGTGCGCGCCTGGGGAGAGACGGCCGGCACGGCAGCAGCCCTGGCAGCCGCCTTCCTGGAGGGGGCCCAGGCCGAAGGAGTGCTCTGCTGCGCCAAGCACTTCCCCGGCCATGGCGACACCTCCGACGACTCCCACCTGGAGCTGCCCCGGCTGCCCCATGGAAGGGAGCGGCTGGAAGCGATCGAGTTTCCCCCTTTCCGGGCCGCCATCGCCAGCGGCTGCGCGGCGGTGATGACCGCCCACCTGCAGCTGGACGCCCTGGATCCGCTGCGGCCGGCCACCCTCTCCCACCCTGTGCTCACAGGGCTGCTGCGGCAGGAGCTGGGATTCACCGGACTGGTGATCACCGACGCCCTGGTGATGGAGGCGATCGCCTCCCGCTGGGGGGCGGCGGAGGCCGCCGTGCTCGCCTTCCAAGCCGGCTCGGATCTGATCCTGATGCCCGCTGATGCCGATGCCGCCATCGATGGCCTCGTGGAGGCCTTCAGCTCGGGGCGCCTGCCGCTGGAGCTGCTGCACAGGAGCCTGCGGCGACGCGAGGAGGCTCTGGCCGCCGCAGACTCCAGGGCTCCGGCAACGTCCCTGACAGGGCCTGAGGAGCTGGGCGAGCTGGAAACAGCGCAGGATCAGGCGCTGGCGCGGGAGCTGGTGGAGATGAGTCTGGACACGCGGAGCCCCCAGGCCCTGCCGGCCGGGCCGGGGGTCAACCTGATCCGCCTGGACAACAGCCTGGCCTGTCCCTTCCTGCCGGCGATGGCACCGGCCCTGCTGCGGCCTGCCACAGCCGGCTACCGGACCTGCCTGCTGGATCCCCGTGGCCCCAGCCCCTGGAGCGGGAACGCCGACGCCCCCCTCGCTCTCGAGCGCCTGCCGGATGGGCCGGTGTTCCTGCAGTTGTTCGTGCGCGGCAATCCCTTCCGAGGCAGCGCCGGAGGTGATGAACCCTGGCCCGAGGTGATCCGCCAGCTGCTTGGGGTCCACCGGTTGGCGGGCCTGACCGTGCTGGGCAGTCCGTATCTGTGGGAAGCCCTGGAGCCCCTGCTCCCCAGCGGGATTCCCGCGGGCTACAGCCCCGCCCAGATGCCTCTGGCCCAGGCCGCCCTGCTCACCCGGCTCGGCCTGGCCGTCGGTGACGCCGCCGAAGGAGGCTTCACCGACTGA
- a CDS encoding lipid-A-disaccharide synthase-related protein yields the protein MGDPSRRLLLLSNGHGEDLSGSLIGQELQQLGLEVVALPLVGHGGAYRQAGLPVLGRTREFSTGGLGYTSFGGRLTELVQGQATYLLSQLVLFFREARHCAAVVVVGDVIPVLAAWCSRRPVITYLVAYSSHYEGRLRLPWPCGSCLRSGRFLRVFSRDAFTAADLSHQLGRPVDFLGNPFLDRVLEGTPPLDRQEAGSPIPRLGLLPGSRLPEALRNFELMLQVLTRLPADLQTSSGLHLDAALVGAIDAATVARISRPLGWHLEPEGRLLRGQLELRLHWGKFPAVVQQADLLLAMTGTATEQAVGLGKPVVQLAGGGPQFSPNFAEAQRRLLGPSLFSAEGEPGSERSLAGTAELVGEVLRQLRHTDLGERCRHNGLERIGGPGGAARMAGQILQALDEPSVPLQ from the coding sequence ATGGGCGATCCCAGCCGGCGCCTGCTCCTGCTCAGCAATGGCCACGGGGAAGACCTCAGCGGCAGCCTGATCGGGCAGGAATTGCAGCAGCTGGGACTGGAGGTCGTGGCCCTGCCGCTGGTCGGTCATGGCGGTGCCTACCGCCAGGCAGGACTGCCTGTGCTGGGGCGCACCCGGGAATTCAGCACCGGCGGCCTGGGCTACACCAGCTTCGGCGGTCGCCTGACTGAACTGGTCCAGGGCCAGGCCACCTACCTGCTGAGTCAGCTGGTGCTGTTCTTCAGGGAAGCGCGGCACTGCGCAGCGGTGGTGGTGGTCGGGGATGTGATCCCCGTTCTCGCAGCCTGGTGCAGCCGCCGGCCGGTGATCACCTACCTGGTGGCCTACTCGAGCCACTACGAAGGCCGCCTGCGCCTGCCCTGGCCCTGCGGGAGCTGCCTGCGCAGCGGCCGCTTCCTGCGGGTGTTCAGCCGCGACGCCTTCACGGCCGCGGACCTCAGCCACCAGCTCGGGCGGCCTGTGGATTTTCTCGGCAACCCCTTCCTCGACCGGGTCCTGGAGGGCACACCTCCCCTCGACAGACAGGAGGCCGGATCGCCCATCCCACGGCTGGGGTTACTGCCTGGCAGCCGCCTGCCCGAGGCCCTGCGCAACTTCGAGTTGATGTTGCAGGTGCTCACCCGCCTGCCCGCGGACCTGCAGACCAGCAGCGGCCTGCACCTGGACGCTGCCCTGGTGGGGGCCATCGATGCGGCGACGGTGGCCAGGATCAGCCGCCCCCTGGGCTGGCACCTGGAGCCGGAGGGACGTCTGCTCCGTGGGCAGCTGGAGCTGAGGCTGCACTGGGGGAAGTTCCCGGCTGTGGTTCAGCAGGCCGACCTGCTGCTGGCCATGACCGGTACGGCCACGGAACAGGCGGTGGGCCTGGGGAAACCCGTGGTTCAGCTGGCAGGGGGTGGCCCGCAGTTCAGCCCCAATTTCGCCGAAGCCCAACGGCGCCTGCTCGGGCCCTCACTGTTCAGCGCCGAGGGGGAACCTGGCTCGGAGCGCAGCCTGGCTGGCACCGCCGAGCTGGTGGGCGAGGTGCTGCGCCAGCTGCGGCACACCGATCTGGGGGAGCGTTGCCGGCACAACGGCCTGGAGCGCATCGGTGGTCCCGGCGGGGCCGCCAGGATGGCCGGGCAGATCCTGCAGGCCCTCGATGAACCCTCAGTCCCGCTCCAGTGA
- a CDS encoding glycosyltransferase family 2 protein — MRAAAVLSLSMIVRNEAQRLGRCLESVAGFADELVVVDTGSSDGTVAVAEQHGARVERIPWPGDFAPARNQALERVRGTWVLVLDADEQLLEDAKEPLRALMADPDTLLINLLRQEVGALQSPYSSVSRLFRRHPQIRWSRPYHAMVDDSVTELMAREPRWRVVDYPHPAIRHEGYRPELLADGRKARQLRRAMEQELRDHPGNAYASAKLGGLEISEGHVKRGIALLKAGLAGCPSGAHPERFELLLHLAMAEASRHPSRAAALYREALAVPLDPRLQVTARLNLAALQLQDGATAEAAQLAEAVTRGAPELALGWYNLGLIRRRLGDLRGSLEAYDIAVSLAPEHAETHQNRAVAQLLAGDISAARASFRQAISLLRQQGRTSDAETLHRQAGAMVRLDD; from the coding sequence ATGCGGGCCGCCGCCGTGCTCAGCCTGTCGATGATCGTGCGCAACGAGGCCCAGCGGCTCGGCCGCTGCCTGGAGTCGGTGGCGGGCTTCGCCGATGAACTGGTGGTGGTGGACACCGGCTCCAGCGACGGCACGGTGGCCGTGGCCGAACAGCATGGCGCCCGGGTGGAGCGCATCCCCTGGCCCGGGGATTTCGCCCCCGCCCGCAACCAGGCTCTGGAGAGGGTCCGGGGCACCTGGGTGCTGGTGCTGGATGCCGACGAACAGCTGCTGGAGGACGCCAAGGAGCCCCTGCGGGCGTTGATGGCCGATCCCGACACGCTGTTGATCAACCTGCTGCGCCAGGAAGTGGGCGCGCTCCAATCGCCCTACTCCAGTGTCAGCCGTCTGTTCCGGCGTCACCCTCAGATCCGCTGGAGCCGCCCGTATCACGCGATGGTCGATGACAGCGTCACCGAACTGATGGCCAGGGAGCCCCGCTGGCGGGTGGTGGACTACCCCCACCCGGCGATCCGCCATGAGGGCTACCGGCCGGAACTGCTCGCCGATGGGCGCAAAGCGCGGCAGCTGCGGCGGGCCATGGAGCAGGAGTTGCGGGACCACCCCGGCAATGCCTACGCCAGCGCCAAACTCGGCGGCCTCGAGATCAGCGAGGGGCACGTGAAGCGCGGCATCGCCCTGCTCAAGGCCGGGCTGGCCGGCTGCCCCTCCGGCGCCCACCCGGAGCGGTTCGAATTGCTGCTGCACCTGGCGATGGCCGAGGCCAGCCGCCATCCCTCCAGGGCCGCGGCCCTCTACCGGGAGGCGCTGGCCGTGCCGCTCGATCCACGGCTCCAGGTGACGGCACGGCTGAACCTGGCGGCTCTGCAGCTCCAGGACGGCGCCACGGCCGAAGCCGCCCAGCTGGCGGAAGCCGTCACACGCGGAGCCCCCGAACTGGCCCTGGGCTGGTACAACCTCGGCCTGATCCGGCGCCGTCTCGGCGACCTCCGCGGCTCCCTGGAGGCCTATGACATCGCCGTGAGCCTGGCTCCCGAGCACGCCGAAACCCACCAGAACCGAGCTGTGGCTCAGCTGCTGGCGGGCGACATCAGCGCTGCCCGCGCCAGTTTTCGCCAGGCCATCTCCCTGTTGCGGCAGCAGGGCCGCACCAGCGACGCCGAGACCCTGCACCGGCAGGCGGGGGCCATGGTGAGACTGGACGACTGA
- the zds gene encoding 9,9'-di-cis-zeta-carotene desaturase — translation MRVAIVGAGLAGLAAAVDLCDDGHQVDLYESRPFVGGKVGSWVDDGGNHIEMGLHVFFFNYANLFALMRKVGAFGNLLPKQHTHLFVNRGGDLRELDFRFPIGAPFNGLKAFFTTPQLDWIDKLRNALALGTSPIVRGLVDYEGAMAVIRSLDRISFRDWFLSHGGSSRSVERMWDPIAYALGFIDCEAISARCMLTIFMMFASKTEASKLNLLKGSPHRWLHQPILDYIEARGGRLHLRHRVSEVCFEEGAGPEAAPLVTGLRLGTPDGEICVEADAYLAACDVPGIQRLLPPSWRRYAQFENIYRLEAVPVATVQLRYDGWVTELGEGEAHAAARRDLTTASGLDNLLYTADADFSCFADLALASPADYRREGEGSLLQCVLTPGDPWIPRRNDEIAALVDAQVRELFPSARGLNLIWSNVVKLAQSLYREAPGMEPFRPEQRTPVGNFFLAGSYTRQDYIDSMEGATMSGRLAAAAILDQPVRLASVAAVA, via the coding sequence GTGCGCGTCGCCATCGTGGGAGCTGGTCTGGCCGGTCTGGCAGCCGCGGTAGATCTCTGTGATGACGGCCACCAGGTTGACCTCTATGAATCCCGTCCGTTCGTGGGTGGCAAGGTCGGCAGCTGGGTCGATGACGGCGGAAACCACATCGAGATGGGCCTGCACGTTTTCTTCTTCAACTACGCCAATCTGTTTGCGCTGATGCGCAAGGTTGGAGCCTTCGGCAACCTCCTGCCCAAGCAGCACACCCATCTGTTCGTGAACAGGGGCGGGGACCTGCGCGAACTGGACTTCCGCTTCCCGATCGGCGCCCCCTTCAACGGACTAAAAGCCTTCTTCACCACCCCGCAGCTCGACTGGATCGACAAGCTGCGCAATGCCCTGGCCCTGGGCACCAGCCCGATCGTGCGTGGTCTGGTGGACTACGAGGGCGCGATGGCCGTGATCCGCTCCCTCGACCGCATCAGTTTTCGCGACTGGTTCCTCAGCCACGGCGGCAGTTCCCGCAGCGTGGAGAGGATGTGGGATCCGATCGCCTATGCCCTGGGCTTCATCGATTGCGAGGCCATCTCGGCTCGCTGCATGCTCACGATCTTCATGATGTTCGCCTCCAAGACCGAGGCCTCCAAGCTCAATCTGCTCAAGGGCTCGCCGCACCGCTGGCTGCACCAGCCCATCCTCGACTACATCGAAGCCCGCGGGGGGAGGCTTCACCTGCGCCACAGGGTCAGTGAGGTCTGCTTCGAGGAGGGCGCTGGACCGGAGGCAGCGCCACTGGTCACGGGCCTGAGGCTGGGGACCCCTGATGGCGAGATCTGCGTCGAGGCCGACGCCTATCTGGCGGCCTGTGACGTGCCCGGAATCCAGCGGCTGCTGCCGCCCTCCTGGCGTCGTTATGCCCAGTTCGAGAACATCTACCGCCTCGAAGCGGTGCCGGTGGCCACGGTGCAGTTGCGGTACGACGGCTGGGTGACCGAGCTGGGGGAGGGCGAGGCTCACGCCGCCGCCCGCCGCGATCTCACCACGGCGAGTGGACTGGACAACCTCCTGTACACCGCTGATGCCGATTTCAGCTGTTTCGCCGATCTGGCTCTGGCCAGCCCGGCCGACTATCGGCGCGAGGGGGAGGGGTCCCTCCTGCAGTGCGTGCTCACCCCAGGCGATCCCTGGATTCCACGCCGGAACGACGAGATCGCCGCCCTGGTGGACGCCCAGGTGCGTGAGCTGTTCCCCTCGGCCCGCGGACTCAACCTGATCTGGAGCAACGTGGTCAAACTGGCTCAGTCGTTGTATCGCGAGGCCCCCGGCATGGAACCCTTCCGTCCGGAGCAGCGCACGCCGGTGGGCAATTTCTTCCTGGCCGGCAGCTACACGCGCCAGGACTACATCGATTCGATGGAGGGGGCCACCATGAGCGGTCGACTGGCGGCTGCCGCCATCCTGGATCAGCCTGTGCGGCTGGCCTCTGTCGCCGCCGTGGCCTGA
- a CDS encoding uroporphyrinogen-III synthase, giving the protein MEVAVLSGRVVVVTRAERQLSEARALFERAGARVLDLPALVIGPPDEWGPLDDALAELDAFHWLVFSSVNGVEAVEQRLQRVGRNLGDRPRGLKIAAVGRKTAARLEQLGAPADFVPPDFVADSLIEHFPVSGWGQRLLLPRVQSGGRTLLAEAFAEAGTRVVEAAAYESRCPPHLPLATAAALRDGKVEAITFTSGKTVRHTVQLLAQDLGETWRERLESVALVSIGPQTSATCLELLGRVDAEADPHDLEGLVAACGRALGGEPGA; this is encoded by the coding sequence ATGGAGGTGGCCGTGCTCTCAGGTCGGGTGGTTGTGGTGACGCGGGCCGAGCGGCAGCTGAGCGAGGCCCGGGCGCTGTTCGAGCGCGCCGGCGCCAGGGTGCTGGACCTTCCTGCGCTGGTGATCGGTCCTCCCGATGAATGGGGCCCCCTCGATGACGCCCTTGCGGAACTGGACGCCTTCCACTGGCTGGTGTTCTCCAGCGTCAACGGGGTGGAGGCGGTGGAGCAGAGGTTGCAGCGGGTCGGGAGGAACCTCGGCGATCGCCCCCGCGGCCTCAAGATCGCGGCGGTCGGCCGCAAGACCGCCGCCCGCCTGGAGCAACTGGGTGCCCCCGCCGATTTCGTACCGCCCGATTTCGTGGCCGACAGCCTGATCGAGCATTTCCCGGTCTCGGGCTGGGGACAACGCCTGCTGCTGCCCAGGGTCCAGAGCGGCGGGCGCACGCTGCTCGCGGAAGCCTTCGCCGAGGCCGGCACGCGAGTGGTGGAAGCGGCCGCCTACGAGTCCCGCTGTCCGCCCCATCTGCCCCTGGCCACAGCCGCCGCCCTGCGCGACGGGAAGGTGGAGGCCATCACCTTCACCAGCGGCAAGACGGTGCGCCACACCGTGCAGCTGCTGGCCCAGGACCTGGGAGAGACCTGGCGCGAACGGCTGGAGTCCGTCGCTCTGGTGTCGATCGGTCCCCAGACCAGCGCCACCTGCCTGGAGCTGCTGGGACGGGTGGATGCCGAAGCCGACCCCCATGACCTGGAGGGGCTGGTGGCGGCCTGCGGCCGTGCCCTGGGGGGGGAGCCGGGAGCCTGA
- the rbfA gene encoding 30S ribosome-binding factor RbfA, translated as MAQGRRVERMASLIRREISELLVNGIKDERVSLGMVSVTQVEVAGDLQHCRIFVSIYGSDENRQTALAGLKSAAPFVKGELARRLNLRRTPDVQFLLDRGLEKGSTVLGLLSQLGEERQQREPLGAEAGDDGGDSGT; from the coding sequence ATGGCACAGGGCCGACGGGTGGAGCGCATGGCCTCCCTGATCCGCCGGGAGATCAGCGAGCTCCTGGTGAATGGCATCAAGGACGAAAGGGTCTCGCTCGGCATGGTCAGCGTGACCCAGGTGGAGGTGGCCGGCGATCTGCAGCACTGCAGGATTTTCGTGAGCATCTACGGCAGTGATGAGAATCGCCAGACGGCCCTGGCCGGCCTCAAATCGGCGGCTCCGTTCGTGAAGGGGGAGCTGGCACGGCGGCTGAATCTGCGTCGAACCCCCGACGTGCAGTTCCTGCTCGATCGCGGCCTGGAGAAGGGCAGCACGGTGCTGGGTCTGCTCAGCCAACTGGGGGAAGAGCGCCAACAGCGAGAGCCGCTCGGTGCGGAAGCGGGCGATGACGGCGGCGACAGCGGGACATGA
- the ndhO gene encoding NAD(P)H-quinone oxidoreductase subunit O translates to MAQTPTDAIAPKATPIKKGTLVKVSRSAYMGSLEAAASDPTPPDYLFEGPGEVLALNGDYAQLRWSLPVPDVWLRLDQLEAC, encoded by the coding sequence ATGGCCCAGACCCCAACGGATGCCATCGCCCCCAAGGCCACTCCCATCAAGAAAGGCACCCTGGTGAAGGTCAGCAGGAGCGCCTACATGGGCAGTCTGGAAGCAGCCGCCAGCGATCCCACTCCCCCCGACTACCTGTTCGAAGGACCCGGCGAAGTGCTGGCCCTCAACGGTGACTACGCCCAGTTGCGCTGGAGCCTGCCGGTTCCGGACGTGTGGCTGCGGCTCGATCAGCTCGAGGCCTGCTGA